From Chloroflexota bacterium, a single genomic window includes:
- a CDS encoding DUF6361 family protein, whose protein sequence is MPAMLAWLDHSEAEQRRAREIIKFFMQPESRDELGIGGIRDALSNTLFPGTSMLLTRARYLLFIPWLYREGARRGHVGPKLTQWVEWNERQLIGALRNGGDLEGLIGRFAGADVRHLPSGIYWNTLRRFGILRREVTPGQIVGLPQHTRQTDDATEFLGHSNALWAPTLPPPPADFFDLERCDFALTRDEATWLAEQIVNAVPGTLLQFLVARRSRIADASAYAWEDPNIDGVTGRVRDALNEAHRFALAMHGAALLYNVLLAERAEKLGLSKFDGRREELVAELDAWRAELDGSDVGNWDLNGLWALVAARGNPASAVTRSFVTDWVGLARGKPGARLADDDDARQLIWKREQQHKRGQARLSNDRLMRQWGGASGSWRLTFRWRVVARLLNDMADGRENGRAGA, encoded by the coding sequence ATGCCGGCCATGCTCGCGTGGCTCGATCATTCCGAGGCTGAACAACGAAGAGCCCGCGAGATCATCAAGTTCTTCATGCAGCCGGAGAGTCGCGACGAGCTGGGAATCGGCGGGATTCGCGATGCGCTCAGCAACACGCTGTTTCCCGGGACCTCGATGCTGCTCACGCGTGCCCGGTACCTCCTGTTCATTCCCTGGCTGTATCGCGAGGGTGCGCGTCGGGGACACGTCGGCCCGAAGCTCACCCAGTGGGTCGAGTGGAACGAACGTCAACTCATTGGCGCGCTGCGCAACGGCGGCGATTTGGAGGGCTTGATCGGCCGCTTCGCTGGGGCAGACGTCCGACACCTTCCCTCCGGCATCTATTGGAACACCCTGCGACGCTTCGGAATATTGCGCCGCGAAGTGACGCCGGGGCAGATCGTGGGCCTGCCGCAGCACACGCGCCAGACGGACGACGCGACCGAGTTTCTCGGTCACTCCAACGCCCTCTGGGCGCCCACGCTGCCCCCGCCTCCGGCTGACTTCTTCGACCTCGAGCGATGCGACTTTGCCCTCACCCGCGACGAGGCGACCTGGCTCGCCGAGCAGATTGTCAATGCCGTGCCCGGGACCCTGCTCCAATTCCTGGTCGCCCGCCGCAGCCGGATCGCGGACGCCAGCGCGTATGCCTGGGAGGACCCGAACATCGATGGGGTGACCGGCCGCGTTCGCGACGCCCTCAACGAAGCGCACCGCTTCGCCCTCGCCATGCACGGAGCCGCGTTGCTCTACAACGTGCTCCTCGCCGAGCGCGCCGAGAAGCTCGGGCTCTCCAAGTTCGATGGTCGCCGGGAGGAGTTGGTCGCCGAGCTTGACGCGTGGCGTGCCGAACTCGACGGCAGCGATGTCGGCAACTGGGACTTGAACGGACTGTGGGCGCTGGTTGCCGCTCGAGGGAATCCAGCCTCGGCGGTGACGCGGTCATTCGTGACCGACTGGGTTGGACTGGCACGCGGCAAGCCCGGCGCACGACTCGCGGACGACGACGACGCGCGGCAGTTGATCTGGAAACGGGAACAGCAGCACAAGCGCGGCCAGGCGCGGCTCAGCAATGACCGGCTCATGCGTCAATGGGGCGGCGCCTCCGGATCCTGGCGCCTCACGTTTCGCTGGCGAGTCGTGGCGCGACTGCTCAATGACATGGCCGACGGGCGGGAAAACGGTCGTGCTGGCGCCTGA